The following proteins are encoded in a genomic region of Alistipes shahii WAL 8301:
- a CDS encoding RagB/SusD family nutrient uptake outer membrane protein, which yields MKRLIILAATLIAGLSACDSLLDKEPLDRVTQFDYFKTRSDLELFSNPFYDNLLDKTPYDEQNDLLVQMTLSDVLYGGDKRTVPNTGGGWSWGNLRRINTLLEYVDQCEDKKAVTEYTALAKFFRAAFYFDKVKRFGDVPWYEVQLGSADEALYKPRDSRELIMTNMIKDIDEAINSGGLTEDISTYRVNKWAALALKARFCLFEGTYRKYHGINLEGHDYTYYLEEAAKAAKTIIDEGPYKLYSTKTPDKDYMMLFAQENASTEEYILAIRNSYEAQVYHNATAYTLLPTQGRPGYTRKFINMYLKKDGTAFTDQEGWQTLPFTEEVKDRDPRLAQSIRTPGYKRIGAKRVQGPDLGVTITGYQPIKFVQDTTASGGQIDRNDRSTCDMPVFRYAEVLLNYAEAKAELGTLTQNDLVITVNEIRSRVGMRGLDMNEANKNIDWYLESKEYGYPNVTGANKGVILEIRRERTVELIQEGFRLQDLYRWKAGYCIDQAISGMYFPGPGEYKLAGKETADLILYKAGETKPQAGEGVSVYELGSDIILSEGDKGYVYYHKTVENLRTPFNEERDYLYPIPSGERSLNPNLTQNPGWSDGLDF from the coding sequence ATGAAGCGATTAATCATACTGGCAGCAACGCTGATTGCAGGATTATCGGCCTGCGACTCCCTGCTGGACAAAGAACCGTTGGATCGGGTGACGCAGTTCGACTACTTCAAGACGAGAAGCGACCTGGAACTCTTCTCCAATCCCTTTTACGACAACCTGCTGGACAAGACGCCCTACGATGAGCAGAACGACCTGCTCGTTCAGATGACCCTCTCCGATGTTCTCTACGGAGGCGACAAGCGCACCGTTCCGAACACCGGCGGCGGCTGGTCGTGGGGCAACCTGCGCCGCATAAACACCCTGCTGGAATATGTCGATCAATGCGAGGACAAGAAGGCCGTGACCGAATATACGGCCCTGGCCAAATTCTTCCGCGCCGCCTTCTATTTCGACAAGGTGAAACGCTTCGGCGACGTACCCTGGTACGAGGTGCAGCTCGGCTCGGCCGACGAAGCGCTCTACAAACCGCGCGATTCACGCGAACTGATCATGACCAATATGATCAAGGATATCGACGAAGCCATCAACAGCGGCGGTCTTACGGAGGATATATCGACCTACCGCGTCAACAAATGGGCGGCGCTGGCGCTGAAAGCGCGGTTCTGCCTCTTCGAGGGAACCTACCGCAAATACCACGGCATCAACCTCGAAGGACATGACTACACCTATTATCTGGAGGAAGCCGCCAAGGCCGCCAAAACGATCATCGACGAAGGTCCCTACAAGCTCTACTCCACCAAAACTCCGGACAAGGACTACATGATGCTCTTCGCACAGGAGAATGCCAGCACCGAAGAGTATATCCTCGCCATCCGGAACAGCTACGAGGCCCAGGTCTACCACAATGCGACGGCCTACACGCTGCTGCCGACACAGGGCCGCCCGGGCTACACCCGCAAATTCATCAACATGTACCTGAAGAAGGACGGCACGGCATTCACCGACCAGGAGGGGTGGCAGACGCTGCCTTTCACCGAGGAGGTGAAGGACCGCGACCCGCGCCTGGCGCAGTCGATCCGCACCCCGGGTTACAAGCGCATCGGCGCCAAGCGGGTGCAGGGACCCGATCTCGGCGTCACGATCACCGGCTACCAACCCATCAAATTCGTTCAGGACACGACGGCCTCGGGAGGACAGATCGACCGCAACGACCGTTCGACCTGCGACATGCCGGTTTTCCGCTATGCCGAAGTGCTGCTCAACTATGCCGAAGCCAAGGCCGAACTGGGAACGCTCACGCAGAATGATCTGGTTATCACCGTCAACGAAATCCGAAGCCGGGTGGGAATGCGGGGCCTCGACATGAACGAAGCCAACAAAAATATCGACTGGTATCTTGAGTCCAAAGAGTACGGCTATCCCAACGTGACCGGCGCCAACAAGGGCGTCATTCTGGAAATCCGCCGCGAACGAACCGTCGAGCTGATCCAGGAGGGTTTCCGCCTTCAGGATCTGTATCGCTGGAAAGCCGGCTATTGCATCGACCAGGCCATTTCCGGCATGTATTTCCCGGGCCCCGGCGAATACAAGCTTGCGGGCAAAGAAACGGCCGATCTGATTCTCTATAAGGCAGGAGAGACCAAACCCCAAGCCGGCGAAGGAGTTTCGGTATACGAACTCGGTTCGGACATCATTCTCTCCGAGGGGGACAAAGGCTATGTCTACTATCACAAAACCGTAGAGAATCTGCGCACTCCGTTCAACGAGGAACGCGATTACCTCTACCCGATTCCCAGCGGCGAGCGTTCGCTCAACCCGAACCTCACGCAGAATCCGGGATGGAGCGACGGACTCGATTTTTAA
- a CDS encoding BACON domain-containing protein: protein MRFVKYMTAPILMAALCSFWGCDKDEDHLSEAVLASANTLNFEAERAAEKIITIYADADWVTEVPDWVTVTPNSGTGVMDVTVSVTDNMRDGAEDNPRKATLVFKGRTLASRAQVLITQNGDKYRDVKEYTAGELAALADETVISVPSAIVVAVTTKGFVISDDKNTDNIFVSDATTVAVGDKISLLGTKSSDSQKLATVIDCDEVTVLSGGAVNYPEPEDISAKIDDYTSSKRGYVTVKGVFNGSTLTVSEDAKYSVSVVDAPSSLGLSALTGHIVTVTGYYAGLAEPVQRIMATDVEDNGLNEIVYFLENFEWLEPWSVASGVGQTVETDNLDAKATALTSITVDGVTAFDAVEKLGYKFIYDKNDNKRIYLQQNYLKFGKTGNHAGIILPPIDGVPEAKDNVTLSFDWCGMRQGSGKIDPVNLIVIFENGSDKVQIDIPELGWEDGHKLEWVRAEVSLKGITVNKDTKITITQTQWEVGTANRWFLDNIKISEPIKL from the coding sequence ATGAGATTTGTAAAATATATGACAGCCCCGATCCTCATGGCGGCCCTATGTTCCTTCTGGGGCTGCGACAAGGATGAGGACCACCTTTCCGAAGCTGTTCTGGCGAGCGCCAACACCTTGAATTTCGAAGCGGAAAGAGCGGCGGAAAAGATCATCACCATCTATGCCGACGCCGACTGGGTGACGGAAGTCCCCGACTGGGTGACGGTCACGCCCAACTCGGGAACCGGCGTCATGGACGTGACGGTTTCGGTGACCGACAACATGCGCGACGGCGCGGAGGACAATCCCCGCAAGGCCACCCTCGTCTTCAAGGGACGGACTCTTGCAAGCCGCGCACAGGTGCTCATCACGCAGAACGGAGACAAATACCGCGATGTGAAGGAGTACACGGCAGGTGAACTCGCCGCCCTGGCGGACGAAACGGTCATTTCCGTACCGTCGGCGATCGTCGTGGCCGTGACGACCAAAGGCTTCGTCATCAGCGACGACAAAAACACGGACAATATCTTCGTCTCGGACGCCACGACGGTTGCCGTCGGCGACAAGATTTCGCTCTTGGGCACCAAGTCATCCGACTCGCAGAAACTCGCTACGGTAATCGACTGCGACGAGGTGACGGTTCTGTCCGGCGGAGCGGTGAACTACCCCGAACCGGAGGACATCAGCGCAAAGATCGACGACTACACCTCCTCCAAACGGGGCTACGTCACCGTCAAGGGCGTTTTCAACGGCAGCACCCTCACCGTTTCGGAGGATGCCAAGTACTCGGTCAGCGTCGTGGACGCCCCGTCGAGTCTGGGCCTTTCCGCCCTGACCGGCCATATCGTAACCGTCACCGGCTACTACGCCGGTTTGGCCGAGCCTGTACAGCGCATCATGGCTACCGATGTCGAGGACAACGGCCTGAACGAGATCGTCTATTTCCTGGAGAACTTCGAATGGCTCGAACCGTGGTCCGTAGCAAGCGGTGTCGGCCAAACGGTCGAGACGGATAACCTCGATGCAAAAGCGACAGCGCTTACCTCCATAACTGTCGATGGAGTGACTGCATTCGACGCTGTCGAAAAACTCGGTTACAAGTTTATCTACGACAAGAACGACAACAAACGCATCTACCTCCAGCAGAACTACCTCAAATTCGGCAAGACCGGCAATCACGCAGGTATCATTCTTCCTCCGATAGACGGGGTTCCCGAAGCAAAGGACAATGTGACACTCTCGTTCGACTGGTGCGGAATGCGCCAGGGGTCCGGCAAGATCGACCCCGTCAATCTGATCGTCATCTTCGAGAACGGCAGCGACAAAGTGCAGATCGACATACCCGAACTGGGATGGGAGGATGGTCACAAGCTCGAATGGGTTCGCGCCGAAGTCAGCCTGAAGGGCATTACGGTCAACAAGGATACGAAGATCACCATTACGCAGACGCAGTGGGAAGTCGGAACAGCCAACCGCTGGTTCCTCGACAATATCAAAATATCCGAACCGATCAAACTCTGA
- the folD gene encoding bifunctional methylenetetrahydrofolate dehydrogenase/methenyltetrahydrofolate cyclohydrolase FolD, protein MAKIISGKELSAKLKLEMADEVKTFPAKYGRVPHLVVILVGEDPGSVSYVTGKAKASAEVGIRNTTIRKPESVSEAELLDIITALNLDDEVDGILVQLPLPKHIDEDKVIAAIDKQKDVDGFHPLNVAALWQKQPCTLPCTPKGILKMLRAAGVEIAGKRAVVIGRSNIVGLPVSKLLLDANATVTMAHSRTRNLAEVTRGAEILVVAIGRPKFVTAEMVSPGAVVIDVGVNRDPETGKLCGDVDFAAIEPKASVITPVPGGVGPMTICCLMENTIECFLRRAGR, encoded by the coding sequence ATGGCAAAAATAATCAGCGGAAAAGAACTTTCAGCGAAACTGAAACTTGAAATGGCGGACGAGGTGAAGACCTTCCCCGCGAAATACGGCCGTGTGCCCCATCTGGTTGTCATCCTCGTGGGCGAGGACCCCGGCAGCGTGAGCTATGTGACGGGCAAGGCCAAGGCTTCGGCCGAGGTGGGCATCCGCAATACCACGATCCGAAAGCCCGAGTCCGTTTCCGAGGCCGAACTGCTGGACATCATCACGGCCCTGAACCTCGACGACGAGGTGGACGGCATTCTGGTCCAGCTGCCCCTTCCGAAACATATCGACGAGGACAAGGTGATCGCCGCCATCGACAAACAGAAGGATGTCGACGGCTTCCATCCCCTGAACGTTGCGGCGCTGTGGCAGAAACAGCCCTGCACGCTCCCCTGCACCCCGAAAGGCATTCTCAAGATGCTGCGGGCCGCAGGCGTGGAGATCGCCGGCAAGCGCGCCGTGGTGATCGGCCGCAGCAATATCGTGGGGCTTCCCGTGTCTAAACTGCTCTTGGACGCGAACGCTACGGTGACGATGGCCCACAGTCGTACGCGCAACCTCGCCGAAGTGACGCGCGGGGCGGAGATTCTGGTGGTGGCCATCGGTCGGCCGAAGTTCGTCACGGCGGAGATGGTGTCGCCGGGCGCCGTGGTGATCGACGTGGGGGTGAACCGCGACCCGGAGACGGGCAAACTGTGCGGCGATGTCGATTTTGCAGCCATCGAACCCAAGGCCTCGGTGATCACGCCCGTGCCGGGCGGCGTCGGGCCTATGACGATCTGCTGCCTGATGGAGAACACGATCGAGTGTTTCCTCCGGCGAGCGGGCCGGTAG
- the purD gene encoding phosphoribosylamine--glycine ligase, protein MKVLVIGGGGREHAIVDALSRSPQVEKIYCAPGNAGIARQAECVAIRETEVERLRDFAAERGIGLTVVGPEVALAAGVVDCFRAAGLRIFGPTKAAARIESSKEFAKRLMAKYAIPTAGFRAFNDYAGALAYVQGRPLPAVLKYDGLAAGKGVVIARTMAEAEAALRDMLLDDKFGEGKVVVEDYLEGPEFSFMCFVSGHKVWPMALAQDHKRAYDGDEGPNTGGMGAYSPLPFVTAEDERYALEKIMQPVADAMIAEGCPFEGVLYGGLMKTARGIEVIEFNARFGDPETEVVLPRLKSDIVDIFCAVAEGRDTQLEWHDFAALGIVLASKGYPGDYEKGHEIKGLDRVEGAVYHMGTRADGGRILTNGGRVLFVVGKGRDLAEARRNALADVARIDCDNLFHRTDIGHRAFDDLER, encoded by the coding sequence ATGAAGGTACTGGTTATCGGCGGCGGAGGCCGCGAACACGCCATTGTCGACGCGCTGTCGCGTTCGCCGCAGGTTGAAAAAATTTACTGCGCACCCGGGAATGCGGGCATCGCCCGGCAGGCCGAGTGCGTGGCCATTCGTGAAACCGAGGTGGAACGCCTGCGTGACTTTGCCGCGGAGCGGGGCATCGGCCTCACGGTCGTGGGTCCCGAAGTGGCGCTGGCGGCGGGTGTCGTCGACTGCTTCAGGGCCGCGGGGCTGCGCATCTTTGGTCCGACGAAGGCTGCGGCGCGCATCGAGTCGTCGAAGGAGTTCGCCAAACGGCTGATGGCTAAATATGCCATCCCGACAGCCGGATTCCGCGCATTCAACGACTATGCCGGGGCGCTGGCCTATGTGCAGGGGCGTCCTCTGCCCGCAGTGCTGAAATACGACGGACTGGCCGCCGGAAAAGGCGTGGTGATCGCCCGGACGATGGCCGAGGCCGAAGCGGCGTTGCGGGATATGTTGCTCGACGACAAGTTCGGCGAGGGCAAGGTGGTCGTCGAGGATTACCTCGAAGGTCCCGAGTTTTCGTTCATGTGCTTCGTTTCGGGACACAAGGTGTGGCCGATGGCGCTGGCGCAGGACCACAAGCGCGCCTACGACGGCGATGAGGGTCCCAATACGGGCGGTATGGGCGCCTATTCGCCCCTGCCGTTCGTGACGGCGGAGGACGAACGCTATGCCCTGGAGAAGATCATGCAGCCCGTGGCCGACGCGATGATCGCCGAGGGGTGTCCCTTCGAGGGCGTGCTCTACGGCGGACTGATGAAGACTGCGCGGGGTATCGAGGTCATCGAGTTCAACGCCCGTTTCGGCGATCCCGAGACCGAGGTGGTGCTGCCGCGCCTGAAGAGCGACATCGTCGACATCTTCTGTGCCGTGGCCGAGGGACGCGATACGCAGCTGGAGTGGCACGATTTCGCTGCGCTGGGCATCGTGCTGGCCTCGAAGGGCTATCCGGGCGACTACGAAAAAGGACACGAGATCAAGGGCCTGGACCGCGTCGAAGGGGCTGTTTATCACATGGGAACCCGGGCCGACGGCGGGCGGATTCTCACCAACGGAGGCCGCGTGCTGTTCGTGGTGGGCAAGGGCAGGGACCTGGCCGAAGCGCGGAGGAATGCGCTGGCCGACGTGGCCCGCATCGACTGCGACAATCTGTTCCACCGCACCGACATCGGCCACCGGGCTTTCGACGATTTGGAAAGATAA
- the purH gene encoding bifunctional phosphoribosylaminoimidazolecarboxamide formyltransferase/IMP cyclohydrolase has translation MRALISVSDKTGVVEFAKGLRTLGWEVIATGGTMKLLADSGVEVINISDVTGFPEICDGRVKTLHPNVHGGLLARRDDPEHLKALKDNHIEFIDMVCVNLYPFRETISKPGVKMEDAIENIDIGGPSMLRSAAKNWADVTVVCDPADYDAILDEIRAGGNTEKATRLKLSAKAYTHTAEYDAMIAAYMRAQAGLNEKLFLEFDLVQSLRYGENPHQSAKFYREGKEVPYSLAFARQLNGKELSYNNIQDANAALCIVREFDKPFCVGLKHMNPCGAATGKDVVEAWTKAYEADKVSIFGGIVATNCTVTREAAELMKPIFLEIIMAPKFDEGALEVLSAKKNLRLLEVSMDKGDVDPKQYVSVNGGLLVQDLDVATKAVTADMCVTKAKPAAEQMEDLNFGWHIVKHVKSNAIVAVKDGRTLGVGAGQMNRIGSAEIALKQAHAAGVTEGLVLASDGFFPFDDCVTLAAEYGVTAIVQPGGSVRDEDSIRKADEKGIAMVFTGERHFKH, from the coding sequence ATGCGCGCATTAATTAGTGTAAGTGACAAGACCGGTGTCGTGGAGTTTGCCAAAGGGCTGCGGACTCTGGGCTGGGAGGTGATCGCCACGGGCGGTACGATGAAGCTCCTGGCCGACAGCGGCGTGGAGGTAATCAACATCAGCGACGTGACGGGATTCCCCGAGATCTGCGACGGCCGCGTGAAGACCCTGCATCCCAACGTGCACGGCGGACTGCTGGCCCGCCGCGACGATCCGGAGCACCTGAAAGCCCTGAAGGATAATCATATCGAGTTCATCGACATGGTCTGTGTGAACCTTTATCCGTTCCGGGAGACGATTTCGAAACCCGGCGTGAAGATGGAGGACGCCATCGAGAACATCGACATCGGCGGACCTTCGATGCTTCGCTCGGCGGCCAAGAACTGGGCCGACGTGACGGTGGTGTGCGACCCCGCGGACTATGACGCGATTCTGGACGAGATTCGCGCCGGCGGCAATACCGAAAAGGCCACGCGCCTGAAGCTCTCGGCCAAAGCCTATACGCATACCGCCGAGTACGACGCGATGATCGCCGCCTATATGCGCGCGCAGGCGGGTCTGAACGAGAAGCTTTTCCTCGAGTTCGACCTCGTGCAGTCGCTGCGCTACGGCGAAAACCCCCACCAGTCGGCCAAATTCTACCGCGAGGGGAAGGAGGTGCCCTATTCGCTGGCATTCGCCAGACAGCTCAACGGCAAGGAGTTGTCGTACAACAATATCCAGGACGCCAACGCCGCGCTGTGCATCGTGCGCGAGTTCGACAAGCCGTTCTGCGTGGGCCTCAAACACATGAATCCCTGCGGCGCCGCGACGGGCAAGGATGTCGTCGAGGCATGGACGAAGGCCTACGAGGCCGACAAGGTGTCGATCTTTGGCGGCATCGTGGCGACGAACTGCACGGTGACGCGCGAAGCGGCCGAGCTGATGAAGCCGATCTTCCTCGAAATCATCATGGCCCCGAAATTCGACGAGGGGGCGCTCGAAGTGCTCTCGGCGAAGAAGAACCTGCGCCTGCTCGAGGTCAGCATGGACAAGGGCGACGTGGACCCGAAACAGTATGTGAGCGTCAACGGCGGCCTGCTGGTGCAGGACCTCGACGTGGCGACGAAGGCCGTTACGGCCGATATGTGCGTCACGAAGGCGAAGCCCGCTGCGGAGCAGATGGAGGATCTCAATTTCGGCTGGCATATCGTCAAACACGTGAAGTCGAACGCCATCGTGGCGGTGAAGGACGGCCGGACGCTGGGCGTCGGCGCCGGACAGATGAACCGCATCGGCTCGGCGGAGATCGCCCTGAAGCAGGCGCATGCCGCAGGCGTCACCGAGGGTCTCGTGCTGGCGTCGGACGGTTTCTTCCCCTTCGACGACTGTGTGACGCTGGCCGCCGAATACGGCGTGACGGCGATCGTGCAGCCCGGCGGTTCGGTCCGCGACGAGGATTCGATCCGGAAGGCCGACGAGAAGGGTATCGCCATGGTATTCACCGGTGAGAGGCACTTCAAGCATTAG
- the purN gene encoding phosphoribosylglycinamide formyltransferase, which yields MRRLAVFASGSGTNFEAIVTACERGVLDAEVVLMVCDKPGAKVVERAAAHGVGAFVFAPKQYASKADYEREIVARLDAAGVELVCLAGYMRIVGDVLLGAYGGRIINIHPSLLPAFRGAHAIEQALEYGVKVFGVTIHYVDAELDGGRIIAQRAFPYEGDDIGELEAMIHAVEYPLYIETIKKLIE from the coding sequence ATGCGGCGCCTTGCGGTTTTCGCCAGCGGCAGCGGCACGAACTTCGAAGCCATCGTCACGGCCTGCGAGCGGGGCGTGCTGGATGCCGAAGTCGTGCTGATGGTCTGCGACAAACCCGGTGCGAAGGTGGTCGAAAGGGCTGCCGCTCACGGGGTCGGGGCGTTCGTCTTCGCGCCGAAGCAATATGCCTCGAAAGCGGACTACGAGCGGGAGATCGTCGCGCGGCTGGATGCCGCGGGCGTGGAGCTGGTCTGCCTGGCGGGCTATATGCGCATTGTGGGCGACGTGCTGCTGGGGGCCTACGGCGGGCGGATCATCAACATCCACCCCTCGTTGCTGCCGGCCTTCCGCGGGGCGCATGCCATCGAGCAGGCGCTGGAATACGGCGTCAAGGTCTTCGGCGTGACGATCCATTACGTCGACGCCGAGCTGGACGGCGGACGCATCATCGCCCAGCGGGCCTTTCCCTACGAGGGCGATGACATCGGGGAACTGGAAGCGATGATTCATGCCGTGGAATATCCGTTATACATTGAAACTATTAAAAAACTGATCGAATAA
- the purM gene encoding phosphoribosylformylglycinamidine cyclo-ligase, whose amino-acid sequence MAQSYEKAGVNLEAGYEVVRRIKKHVASTSRLGVMGNIGAFGGMFDLSALKVKEPVLVSGTDGVGTKLKLAFEMDKHDTIGIDAVAMCVNDVLAQGAEPLVFLDYVAVGRNEPQKIEAIVAGVADGCRQAGCALVGGETAEMPGMYAEGEYDIAGFTVGVVEKSQLIDGSKVRAGDVLVGVASSGVHSNGFSLVRKIVADNCLNLRESYPELSNKQLGEVLLTPTKIYVKQVLEVVRNCDVHGISHITGGGFDENIPRILREGQGLEIDEGSWEILPVFRFLEKYGKVAHREMFNIFNMGIGMVIALDAAEAQKAIGILTEQGERATVIGRVTDTEGVVIR is encoded by the coding sequence ATGGCTCAAAGTTATGAAAAGGCCGGCGTGAATCTCGAAGCCGGATACGAAGTGGTGCGGCGCATCAAAAAGCATGTGGCCTCGACCTCGCGTCTGGGTGTGATGGGCAACATCGGCGCTTTCGGCGGTATGTTCGACCTCTCGGCCCTCAAGGTGAAGGAACCGGTGCTCGTGAGCGGGACCGACGGCGTGGGAACCAAACTCAAGCTGGCCTTCGAGATGGACAAGCACGACACGATCGGCATTGATGCCGTGGCCATGTGCGTCAACGACGTGCTGGCGCAGGGCGCCGAACCGCTGGTGTTCCTCGACTACGTGGCCGTGGGGCGCAACGAACCCCAGAAGATCGAGGCCATCGTCGCGGGTGTCGCCGACGGCTGCCGTCAGGCCGGCTGTGCGCTGGTGGGCGGCGAGACCGCCGAGATGCCGGGCATGTACGCCGAGGGCGAATACGACATCGCCGGATTCACGGTGGGCGTCGTGGAGAAGTCGCAGCTGATCGACGGTTCGAAGGTCAGGGCGGGCGACGTGCTGGTGGGCGTTGCGTCGAGCGGCGTGCACTCCAACGGCTTCAGCCTCGTGCGCAAGATCGTCGCGGACAACTGCCTGAACCTGCGCGAGTCCTATCCCGAACTGTCGAACAAACAGCTCGGCGAGGTGCTGCTCACGCCGACGAAAATCTATGTGAAGCAGGTGCTGGAGGTGGTTCGCAACTGCGACGTGCACGGCATCAGCCACATCACGGGCGGCGGTTTCGACGAAAATATTCCCCGCATCCTCCGCGAGGGGCAGGGGCTTGAGATCGACGAAGGGTCGTGGGAGATTCTGCCCGTGTTCCGCTTCCTCGAAAAGTACGGCAAGGTGGCCCACCGCGAGATGTTCAACATCTTCAACATGGGCATCGGCATGGTCATCGCCCTCGATGCCGCCGAGGCGCAGAAGGCCATCGGCATCCTCACGGAGCAGGGCGAGCGTGCCACGGTCATCGGACGCGTAACCGACACCGAGGGTGTCGTCATCCGATAG
- the purF gene encoding amidophosphoribosyltransferase yields MMEVIRDRELHEECGVFGIYGVPNAASLTYYGLHALQHRGQEGAGIVSVDESGTFRRIKGGGLVTEVFDEAKLATLKGSTAIGHVRYTTAGGGGMENVQPFLFRHNTGDFALAHNGNIVNSELLRRHLENKGSLFQSTSDSEILAHLIKKETRYHDRPRIFSIIDALNMLEGAFAFLIMTANRIYACRDKYGLRPLSIGKLGDGWVVSSETCAFDVLGAEFVRDVEPGEIVTIDKQGIRSRDYSMYKRHEMCSMEYIYFARPDSDIDGCNVHAYRKESGRLLWKEAPAEADIVVGVPDSSLSAAMGYAEASGLPYEMGLIKNKYIGRTFIQPSQELREKGVRMKLSAVRSIVRGKRVVLVDDSIVRGTTSRRIVTMLKEAGATEVHVRIASPPMTDPCFYGVDTSTREELISARKNTAGVCEEIGADSLVFLSPESLLKAGSRKELCMACFTGQYPTALYQSPEEANKDVKC; encoded by the coding sequence ATGATGGAAGTGATCCGCGACCGTGAATTGCACGAGGAGTGCGGGGTGTTCGGCATCTACGGAGTGCCGAACGCCGCGTCGCTGACCTATTACGGTCTCCACGCCTTGCAGCACCGCGGGCAGGAGGGGGCCGGCATCGTCTCGGTGGACGAGAGCGGCACGTTCCGCCGCATCAAGGGCGGAGGGCTGGTGACGGAGGTTTTCGACGAGGCGAAACTCGCCACGCTGAAAGGTTCCACGGCCATCGGCCATGTGCGTTACACCACGGCCGGAGGCGGCGGCATGGAGAATGTCCAGCCGTTCCTCTTCCGCCACAACACGGGCGACTTCGCGCTGGCGCATAACGGCAATATCGTCAATTCGGAGTTGCTGCGCCGCCACCTCGAAAACAAGGGCAGCCTGTTTCAGTCGACTTCCGACAGCGAGATCCTGGCCCACCTGATCAAGAAGGAGACGCGCTACCACGACCGGCCGCGCATCTTCTCGATCATCGACGCGCTGAACATGCTCGAAGGGGCTTTCGCCTTCCTGATTATGACGGCCAACCGCATCTACGCCTGCCGTGACAAGTACGGCCTGCGTCCGCTGTCGATCGGCAAGCTGGGCGACGGATGGGTGGTGTCGAGCGAAACGTGCGCGTTCGACGTGCTGGGCGCGGAGTTCGTGCGCGACGTCGAGCCGGGCGAGATCGTGACGATTGATAAACAGGGCATCCGCAGCCGCGACTACTCGATGTACAAGCGTCACGAAATGTGTTCGATGGAGTACATCTACTTCGCACGCCCGGACAGCGACATCGACGGCTGCAACGTCCACGCCTACCGCAAGGAGTCGGGACGCCTGCTCTGGAAGGAGGCTCCCGCCGAGGCGGACATCGTGGTCGGCGTGCCCGATTCGAGCCTCAGCGCCGCGATGGGTTACGCCGAGGCGAGCGGACTGCCGTATGAAATGGGACTTATCAAGAACAAGTATATCGGCCGCACCTTCATCCAGCCCTCGCAGGAGCTGCGCGAGAAGGGCGTGAGGATGAAACTTTCGGCCGTGCGTTCGATCGTCAGGGGCAAGCGCGTGGTGCTGGTCGACGACTCGATCGTGCGCGGCACGACCTCGCGGCGCATCGTCACGATGCTCAAGGAGGCGGGAGCCACCGAAGTGCACGTGCGCATCGCCAGTCCCCCGATGACCGATCCCTGCTTCTACGGCGTGGACACCTCGACACGCGAGGAGCTGATCTCGGCCCGCAAGAACACGGCGGGGGTCTGCGAGGAGATCGGCGCCGATTCGCTGGTGTTCCTCTCGCCCGAGTCGCTGTTGAAGGCGGGCAGCCGCAAGGAACTTTGCATGGCCTGCTTCACGGGGCAGTATCCCACGGCGCTCTACCAGTCGCCCGAGGAGGCCAACAAGGACGTAAAATGTTAG